One segment of Arvicanthis niloticus isolate mArvNil1 chromosome 5, mArvNil1.pat.X, whole genome shotgun sequence DNA contains the following:
- the Ttc4 gene encoding tetratricopeptide repeat protein 4, whose product MESSEPDPSDDTSMDAFLEKFQSQPYRGGFREDQWEEEFDKIPLFMKKAPSEIDPKEFPDLACLQSIIFDDERSPEEQAKTYKDEGNDYFKEKDYKKAVASYSEGLKKKCADPDLNAILYTNRAAAQYYLGNFRSALNDVLAAKKLKPGHLKAIIRGALCHLELKHFAEAVNWCDEGLQIDAKEKKLLEMRAKADKLKRMEERDLRKAKLKEKKEQSQNESLLQAIKARNIRLVSESVGEDEDSASSGPAEMVLDGLSSENPCGARLSIDDQGRLSWPVLFLYPEYAQSDFISAFHEDTRFIDHLMAMFSESPAWDSEHKYHPDSLEVYFEDEDKEELYQVSPGSTLLQVLQHPRFFVKALTPAFLVCVGSSPFCKNYLQGKRVHR is encoded by the exons ATGGAGAGTTCTGAGCCTGACCCTTCTGATGACACTTCCATGGACGCGTTCCTGGAAAAGTTCCAGAGCCAGCCTTACCGCGGCGGCTTCCGCGAGGACCAGTGGGAGGAG gaaTTTGACAAGATCCCCCTATTTATGAAAAAAGCGCCATCAGAAATTGACCCCAAGGAGTTTCCTGACTTGGCTTGTCTCCAGTCGATTATTTTTGATGATGAGCGATCTCCAGAAG AGCAAGCCAAGACCTATAAAGATGAGGGCAACGActactttaaagaaaaagactATAAGAAAGCTGTCGCTTCATACAGTGAAGGGTTGAAGAAGAAGTGTGCAGACCCTGATTTGAATGCCATCCTGTATACCAACCGGGCAGCAGCACAGTACTATCTTG GCAATTTTCGCTCTGCCCTCAATGACGTGCTGGCTGCCAAGAAGCTAAAGCCTGGTCACCTGAAAGCCATCATAAGAG GTGCCCTGTGCCATCTTGAACTGAAACACTTTGCTGAGGCTGTGAACTGGTGTGATGAGGGACTACAAATTGATGCCAAAGagaagaaacttctagaaatgagGGCAAAAGCAGACAAGTTAAAG AGGATGGAAGAGAGGGATCTGAGGAAAGCAAAgttgaaggaaaagaaggaacagAGTCAGAATGAGTCTCTGCTCCAGGCCATCAAG GCTAGGAATATCAGGCTTGTCTCTGAATCAGTTGGTGAGGATGAAGATTCGGCCTCCAGTGGTCCAGCTGAGATGGTTCTGGATGGACTCAGCTCTGAGAACCCCTGTGGAGCCAGGCTAAGTATAGATGACCAGGGCAGGCTGAGCTGGCCTGTGCTGTTCCTATACCCGGAGTATGCGCAGTCTGACTTCATCTCTGCTTTTCATGAGGACACCAG GTTTATTGATCATCTAATGGCGATGTTTAGTGAATCACCGGCCTGGGACTCAGAGCACAAGTACCACCCGGATAGTTTGGAG GTTTACTTCGAGGATGAGGACAAGGAGGAACTATACCAGGTGTCCCCTGGGAGCACCCTGCTGCAGGTGCTGCAGCACCCCAG GTTCTTCGTGAAGGCCCTTACCCCGGCATTTCTGGTCTGTGTAGGATCCTCTCCTTTCTGTAAGAATTATCTCCAGGGGAAAAGGGTGCACAGGTAA